Below is a genomic region from Candidatus Methylomirabilis tolerans.
TGATGAACCTCACCTACGTTACAGGGGCCGCTGAGGCTTAAAGTTGTTGGCCCAATTGCAGATGTTGAGGTTGTCGCATCAGGCCCAGAAATACGGATGTACTCCTACATCCGCAGGGCGTATGGTCGAGGTCGATGGCGGAAGGGTGTTGCCACTGTTCGCCTGCCGAGCGAGCGTTGGTTGAATCGAACCGGAAGCTGATGGAGCTTTTCGAGAAGAAGATTCAGGCGAAGCTGGCGGAGATTTGTGGTGCGGGTGAATGACCGCAGTGGAGCAGACGAAAGTGCCCACGAGTCACCGGTTTTTGGATGAAGCGGGTGACCCCACGTTCTTCAAGAAGGGGCGTATCTTGGCGGTGGGCGAGCCTGGCGTTTCGCTGGCGTTCTCACTGGGCATGGTCAAATTCAATGGGGACCTACAGCCGATCCGCGCCGGAATCCGGCGTCTGCAGGATGAGATCGCAGAAGACGATTACCTCAATACAATCGCCAGCGTCGCGAAGAGAGTATCTGGAGGTGGATTTTACTTTCACGCAACGGACGATTCACCGGAAGTGCGCGAACGCATGTTCCGGTTCATCCAGTCGCTTGATTGCTCTCTGGAAATGGTCGTGGCCCGTAAGATACCGGCTCTTTTTGCGAAGAAGCATCATCATAAGGACTCGGAATTTTACGCCGATCTACTTTCGCACCTGATCAAAAACAAGCTCAAACTGGGGCAACGGTTGGTCCTCAATATCGCCGCCCGAGGGGTATCCACCCGTAACATGAATTTGGAATTGGCATTGAGCAAGGCGCATGAGCGCTTCCGCAAGAAATGGAGTGCTGGTGAAATCCAATCTTCGGTGGTCTTCAACGTCCAAACACCACGGACGGAGCCGCTTCTCTGTGTGGCCGACTATTTGTGCTGGTCCGTACAGCGGGTCTTCGAACGTGGGGAAATGCGGCATTACGAATTCATCCGGGAAAAGGTCAGCCTGGCGGTTGACCTGTACGACACCGCCAAGTACGAGGGTAGCGGGAACTACTACACGCGGGAGCGACCGTTGACAGCCCAAAATAAATTAAGCCCGCTTTTGCCCTAAGAGGGTTACCCCTCGACGACGTGAAGTCGGATTTCAGGCAACGCAGGCTACATATAATAGTATCATAATACGTAACTTGTAACAAAAAGATTCGGAAGCCAAACAAGCATTCCAAAAAATCGATGAAAACGATCAAGGATATGCCGAAGCACAGCCGCCCGCACGAGCAACTGCAAGAGAAAGGCGCGTCGGCCCGCACTGGCACGGGATTCCGCTCGGCATTGAGAAGAGAACTAGGGACAGATACTATTTTTGGTGCGAAGAATTGAGGGCTGGCCTGCGCTGGAACCGACCGCATAGAGCGCGCGTTGGTGGAGGCAAACCGGAAGCTGATGGAGATTTTCGAGAAGAAGATTCAGTCGAAGTTGGCGGAGGTGTGGGGAGAGGAGATCAGCGCGGGCACACAAAAGACTTGAAAGCTGTATCCAATTTGGGTACACTCGTACCCATAATGAGTACGGCCAGCGCAATCCATACAATCGGCACAGCGTTATTCGGCAAGACGCAACGGGCGCTGTTGGGGTTATTTTTCGTGCGGCCGGAGCAGTCGTTTTATCTCCGGCAGATCGTACGCACGGCCGGAATCGGCCAGGGCGCGGCGCAGCGTGAGCTGGGGCGCTGGCTCGAAGCGGGGCTGCTTGTACGGACGCGACGCGGGAACCAGGTACATTACCAAGCCAATACGGCGTCACCGATCTTTGCCGAGTTGAAGGGTCTGGCGATCAAGACGGCAGGGGTGGTGGAAGTCTTGCGCGAGGCGTTGACCGGACTCGCCGATCGGATCACGGTGGCGTTTGTCCACGGATCGGTGGTGCGCGGCACAGAGAAGGCCGGAAGCGACGTGGATGTGGTGGTGGTGGGTGCCGTAACTTTCAGCGAAGTCGTCGCCGCCCTGCACGACGCACAGGAACAGCTCGGACGCGAGGTGAACCCGACAGTGTATACGGTGCGGGAGTTCCGTGAGAAGTTGGATGCCGGCCATCATTTCCTGACCGCCACGGTGTCGGCGCCGAAGCTGTTTCTGATCGGAGGTGATCGTGAGCTTGACCGATTGGGCGCGTAACGGTTGGCTCGTCGAACACCGGACCAGTCCGCAGGAAATCGCCGATCTGCTCGGCGTGGCCGACCGGGATTTGCGCGATGGCGCGGTAAAGGATTTGAGCGAGGATTGGCGACTGGCAATTGCGTACAATGCGGCATTACAGTGCGCTACGACGGCGTTGGCCGCCTGTGGCTACCGGGCCTCGAGAGACGCATATCACTATCGGGTGATCCAGAGCCTGGCGCACTCCATCGGCGCGGACGCCAATCTGATCGCTCAACTCGACGCCTTCCGCAAGAAACGCAACATCGGCGATTACGAACGGGCCGGATTGGTCTCGGAAACCGAAGCGCGAGAGATGCTGGCGTTAGCGCGAGCATTACGAAAATGCGTTGAGAAATGGCTGCGGCAGAACCATTCGCACCTGCGGCCGACATAGGCGCCACACGTGCAGATCCGCTCGACCCGCCGCGTCGGTAAGAAATTCCGCCCGGAATGAAACCTGGAACTTGGGACCTGGAACAGCATGACCGGAGATAAAGCCATGAAGGTAGCGGTGGTGGGGGTGGGGGCAGTGGGGGGCTACTTCGGCGGCCTGCTGGCCAAGGGTGGCGCCGATGTGACCTTTATTGCCAGAGGGAAGTGCCTGGAAGCGCTCAGGACGAGGGGTCTTACGGTCAGGAGTGCGAAGGGAGACTTTTCTGTCCGCGTCCGCGCCACTGATGATCCCACAGAGATTGGTACCGTAGATTTGCTCCTCTTCTGTGTAAAATCGTACGATACCGAGTCGGCCATTCGCCAGGCGCTCCCAATGGTCGGGCAGCACACCGTCATCTTGTCGCTGCAGAACGGCATTGACAACGAGGAAAAGATCGCGTCCCTCGTTGGAAAAGAGAAAGTGCTCGCGGGGGTTGCCTACATCGGGGCGAGTGTGCTGGAGCCTGGGGCAGTCCTTCACCAGGAGGGCGGGAAGATTATGTTCGGTGAAGTGGCTGGCGACGCCAGCGAACGGGTTATCAGGCTCAAAGCATTCTTCGATCGATACGATCTGCCTGCTGAAGGCTCTCCTGATATGAAAAAGATTCTGTGGACGAAGCTCGCATGGAATGCCCCCTTCAACGCGATCAATACACTGGTCGGTGGTCCCGTCAAGACGATCATCGAGAACCCCCACACCTTCGAGCTGGCGAGGCGGGTGACGGAGGAGGTCGTCACTGTCGCGCATGCCTCAGGGGTCCCTCTGGCCTTTGAGCTGGTTTGGGAAAGGAACATCCGGTTTTCCCAAAGCTACGACGTGAAGACCTCGATGCTTCAAGACCTGGAGGCGGGTAAGCCCTTGGAGTGCGAAGCCCTTAACGGCGTCATTATCAAGAAGGCAGTCGAATGCGGCCTCAAGGCACCCTACAACTTCGCCCTCTATGCCCTCCTGTCTGGGCTTCGGATCGCGAGTTGAGCCGCCCACCATTACAGCCCTCTAACATCAACAACTCTTCTTGAAGTGACGGAAGCAGAATGCTATACCATCCTTAATCGGTATTGGCTCGCCAATGGCCCTCTCCCTCCGAGAGGCCGCCGACCGTTACCTGGAATAGAAAAGCCGGACTAAATTTCAGAGGCGCTATGCTCTCCTTGCCTGATTTATGCTAATATCAGGTGTCATAAATTGTCCGACTTACGAGACGTCAGTCAAACTTTACAGCCAAAAAGAGGATCGTGAGAGAGGACACTCGATACGAGGAGGAGCTTCATGGCCGATACCCTGACCATCAT
It encodes:
- a CDS encoding nucleotidyltransferase domain-containing protein, with product MSTASAIHTIGTALFGKTQRALLGLFFVRPEQSFYLRQIVRTAGIGQGAAQRELGRWLEAGLLVRTRRGNQVHYQANTASPIFAELKGLAIKTAGVVEVLREALTGLADRITVAFVHGSVVRGTEKAGSDVDVVVVGAVTFSEVVAALHDAQEQLGREVNPTVYTVREFREKLDAGHHFLTATVSAPKLFLIGGDRELDRLGA
- a CDS encoding 2-dehydropantoate 2-reductase, whose amino-acid sequence is MKVAVVGVGAVGGYFGGLLAKGGADVTFIARGKCLEALRTRGLTVRSAKGDFSVRVRATDDPTEIGTVDLLLFCVKSYDTESAIRQALPMVGQHTVILSLQNGIDNEEKIASLVGKEKVLAGVAYIGASVLEPGAVLHQEGGKIMFGEVAGDASERVIRLKAFFDRYDLPAEGSPDMKKILWTKLAWNAPFNAINTLVGGPVKTIIENPHTFELARRVTEEVVTVAHASGVPLAFELVWERNIRFSQSYDVKTSMLQDLEAGKPLECEALNGVIIKKAVECGLKAPYNFALYALLSGLRIAS